A genomic stretch from Sporosarcina sp. ANT_H38 includes:
- a CDS encoding Ku protein produces the protein MHTVWKGAISFGLVTIPVKLHAATEDKGIKLRQIHDKCKMPIKQEKVCPVCNENVDSKSLVKGYEYATDRFAVITDAELDGLNSDIGEKAVDIVEFVKLKEIDPVYFDKTYYLAADTNGSKAYALLREALAKSKKIGIAKITIRSKERLAAVRVLNDHLVLETLHFPDEVRSTVDLPKITDAKLTAKEKEIALSLIEQLTAEFDPTKYQDEYRVRLEKLIKSKIPKNAEQPSNVINLMDAMEKSIASIKEQKKRA, from the coding sequence ATGCACACAGTGTGGAAAGGTGCTATATCGTTTGGGCTTGTGACAATTCCCGTAAAGCTACATGCAGCCACGGAAGACAAAGGAATTAAGCTAAGACAGATTCATGATAAATGTAAGATGCCAATTAAACAGGAAAAGGTTTGTCCTGTATGTAATGAGAATGTGGATTCTAAGTCGCTTGTAAAGGGTTATGAGTATGCGACAGACAGGTTCGCTGTCATTACGGATGCCGAATTAGATGGTTTGAACAGTGACATCGGTGAAAAAGCTGTGGACATTGTGGAATTCGTTAAATTGAAAGAAATTGATCCTGTCTACTTTGACAAGACGTACTATTTAGCAGCAGATACAAATGGCTCTAAAGCGTATGCACTACTACGTGAAGCCCTTGCGAAGTCTAAGAAGATTGGCATTGCTAAGATAACTATTCGCTCTAAGGAACGTCTTGCAGCAGTTCGTGTTCTCAATGACCATTTAGTTTTAGAAACATTACACTTTCCGGATGAGGTTAGGTCTACTGTTGACTTACCGAAAATAACTGACGCAAAACTAACAGCTAAAGAAAAAGAAATTGCCTTATCTCTAATTGAACAATTAACGGCCGAATTTGATCCTACTAAGTATCAAGATGAATATCGTGTTCGCTTAGAAAAGTTAATTAAGAGTAAAATACCAAAGAATGCAGAACAACCATCGAATGTTATTAATTTAATGGACGCTATGGAGAAAAGTATTGCATCAATCAAAGAGCAAAAGAAACGGGCATGA
- a CDS encoding transcriptional regulator, translating into MRNQLVKSIKYSESLDMMYLAKDGQISKRRINVLQVGEVSFRAYCFLRKSKRTFTIDNILALVPIVTKESRVI; encoded by the coding sequence GTGCGTAATCAATTAGTTAAGTCAATAAAGTATAGTGAATCATTGGATATGATGTATCTCGCAAAAGACGGTCAAATCAGCAAGCGAAGAATCAATGTACTGCAGGTTGGCGAGGTATCATTCCGTGCATACTGTTTCTTACGTAAATCCAAACGTACTTTTACAATTGATAACATACTCGCACTCGTTCCCATCGTTACGAAAGAAAGCAGGGTAATCTAA
- a CDS encoding YolD-like family protein: MTAIPKPPKSKVVAGPKLTETDFLEIGERIGESKEFNVEVVVTIYAQKRYESVTGIVTEIDGQQGKLTMQVGYESIKINMNNIVSVK; encoded by the coding sequence ATGACAGCAATCCCAAAACCACCAAAATCAAAGGTAGTGGCAGGACCGAAACTAACAGAAACTGACTTTCTTGAAATTGGCGAAAGAATCGGGGAATCAAAGGAATTCAATGTAGAGGTAGTAGTTACAATATATGCTCAAAAGCGTTATGAGTCAGTTACGGGGATCGTTACAGAAATAGATGGTCAACAAGGTAAACTGACGATGCAAGTAGGTTACGAAAGCATAAAAATCAACATGAATAATATTGTGAGCGTGAAATGA
- a CDS encoding tyrosine-type recombinase/integrase: protein MAYIRKRNGKWSFTVNARDPISGDRKQITRSTFSSKKQAQLAASQMEKDIADGNLINESRITFGDFINDWLLHYEKQAKVSSVRARRIAAKHLIEVWNNRRMSSITRKMYQDRLDELSAKYSPNYLDSIHSTGNMIFNYAHSLELIKSNPTHHFKMPKKKMEVADIEAESIEEVFLEKEELSHFLKVTAEKGLESDMLIFTTLAYTGLRIGELVALKWSDIDMNKKSLRVTKTYYNPKNNKKEYTLLSPKTKGSIRTIIIDDLIISLLKKHKVKQNEHILKNRVIYKDENFIFAGAEGFPMVIKLVTTRLQRLLSKTDITKHFTLHGFRHTHTSLLIEAGVGVKEIQQRLGHTDINTTMNIYAHMTKNMEEKASQQFSKLMKDLL from the coding sequence ATGGCTTATATTCGAAAAAGAAACGGTAAATGGAGTTTTACGGTGAACGCACGGGACCCAATTAGTGGAGATCGCAAGCAAATTACAAGATCAACTTTTTCATCTAAAAAACAAGCACAACTAGCAGCATCTCAAATGGAGAAAGATATTGCAGATGGTAACCTAATAAATGAATCCAGAATAACTTTTGGTGACTTTATAAATGATTGGCTTCTGCATTACGAGAAACAAGCCAAAGTAAGTAGTGTTCGTGCTCGTCGAATTGCGGCTAAACATTTAATCGAGGTATGGAATAATCGTCGTATGTCCTCCATTACTAGAAAAATGTATCAGGATCGCCTGGATGAATTAAGCGCAAAGTATAGTCCCAATTATTTAGACAGCATTCATAGTACAGGTAATATGATTTTTAACTATGCACACTCTTTAGAACTAATTAAATCTAACCCTACCCATCACTTTAAAATGCCAAAAAAGAAAATGGAAGTTGCAGATATTGAAGCAGAAAGTATAGAAGAAGTCTTTCTAGAAAAGGAAGAGCTATCACACTTTTTAAAAGTGACTGCTGAGAAGGGATTGGAGAGCGACATGTTGATATTCACCACTTTAGCTTATACTGGGCTTAGGATCGGTGAATTGGTTGCGTTGAAGTGGAGTGATATCGATATGAATAAAAAAAGTTTACGCGTTACAAAAACCTATTACAACCCGAAGAACAATAAGAAAGAATATACACTCCTTTCTCCAAAAACTAAAGGGTCCATTCGGACAATCATTATTGATGACCTGATCATTTCCTTATTAAAAAAGCACAAAGTAAAACAAAATGAGCATATTTTAAAAAATCGTGTTATTTATAAAGATGAAAATTTCATCTTTGCGGGTGCAGAAGGGTTTCCAATGGTAATAAAACTTGTTACAACAAGATTGCAACGCTTATTATCCAAAACTGACATTACAAAGCATTTTACCCTTCATGGTTTTCGCCATACACATACTTCACTATTAATTGAAGCTGGAGTAGGTGTGAAAGAAATTCAACAACGCCTAGGGCATACCGATATTAATACCACAATGAACATCTATGCACACATGACAAAAAACATGGAAGAAAAGGCCTCCCAACAGTTTAGCAAACTGATGAAAGACCTTCTTTAA
- a CDS encoding helix-turn-helix domain-containing protein: MNTELIENNLGIYLRKRRKEMGMTIQEAADQIGVTQGYVSNVENGKRNPSTQFITKIAELYAEPHIELLKRIDKPTQSMMKTIELYAVLGTDLPGPFILSEIRIFSMKTRLEIEIESGISPMKQRMIENQGINDIELFNKYGQALGLNNLYDYIYKRTKIPYANWWGVDVINEISEKDYTNEYYTKDIVFKKSLETFEKNNVALDKVLKDTEYLYFNDKLLTDAQRGKISRILETLFEDDM; encoded by the coding sequence ATGAACACAGAGCTTATTGAAAACAATTTAGGCATTTACTTAAGAAAGCGTAGAAAAGAAATGGGAATGACTATACAGGAAGCTGCTGACCAAATAGGAGTAACACAAGGGTACGTATCCAATGTTGAGAATGGAAAAAGGAACCCATCAACTCAATTCATAACAAAAATAGCAGAGTTATATGCCGAACCACATATCGAATTACTGAAACGAATTGACAAGCCTACGCAATCCATGATGAAAACAATTGAACTTTATGCTGTTCTAGGAACAGATCTTCCAGGCCCCTTCATACTAAGTGAAATAAGAATCTTTTCAATGAAAACCAGATTAGAAATTGAAATTGAATCAGGCATCTCACCAATGAAACAAAGAATGATTGAAAACCAAGGAATAAACGATATTGAATTATTTAATAAGTATGGGCAAGCATTGGGTTTAAATAATTTGTATGACTATATTTACAAAAGAACTAAAATTCCATATGCAAATTGGTGGGGAGTTGATGTAATTAATGAAATCAGTGAAAAAGATTATACTAATGAATACTACACAAAGGATATAGTTTTCAAGAAATCACTAGAAACGTTTGAAAAGAATAATGTTGCCTTGGACAAAGTGCTAAAGGACACGGAGTATTTATATTTCAACGATAAGTTATTGACTGATGCTCAACGGGGGAAGATAAGCCGTATATTAGAAACTCTATTCGAAGACGATATGTGA
- a CDS encoding helix-turn-helix domain-containing protein: MISLQLNEGLLEQIYKEKVDEYLKSVEKDSMFMTFNDLVKYLNMSNVSIREFLLWRDDFPKIRLGSKWLFPSKEVAVFMEKYLEEVRAVGGDIHAMKRHKLGR; encoded by the coding sequence ATGATTAGTTTGCAGTTGAATGAAGGCTTGCTTGAACAGATTTACAAGGAAAAAGTTGATGAATATTTGAAATCAGTAGAAAAAGACAGTATGTTCATGACATTTAATGATCTTGTTAAATACCTGAACATGAGCAATGTTTCGATACGTGAATTTCTATTATGGCGAGATGATTTCCCAAAGATTCGATTGGGTAGCAAGTGGCTATTTCCGAGTAAAGAAGTTGCTGTTTTTATGGAAAAGTATCTGGAAGAAGTCAGAGCGGTTGGGGGAGATATACATGCGATGAAACGTCACAAGCTTGGACGTTAA
- a CDS encoding bifunctional DNA primase/polymerase: protein MSKMILSENMKVENPVLRAAKAYAVLLSWSVFPVHSIVNGECTCGRQCSSPGKHPRTNDGMKSGTTDLSIINKWFTRYPDSNIGIVTGQVSGFFALDVDGKEGEESLERLTSHFGVLPDTVQAITGSGGSHYLFNYQEGVGCKTDLFPSIDIRGDGGYIVASPSNHTSGNQYQWELSSRPIETEIAESPQWLLDAVITPQGTPQVKVESYYWQNLISGVNDGGRNNAATQLAGHLFRRFVDPFIIMEIMTLWNSERNNPPLDDGELYTIINSIAGKEYKRREGKGQWTI from the coding sequence ATGAGTAAAATGATTTTGTCTGAAAATATGAAGGTGGAAAATCCCGTTTTGCGTGCTGCAAAAGCTTATGCGGTACTACTATCATGGTCAGTGTTTCCAGTTCATTCGATAGTAAATGGTGAATGTACTTGCGGTAGACAATGTTCATCGCCAGGCAAGCATCCAAGAACGAATGATGGTATGAAATCGGGTACAACAGACCTAAGTATCATAAATAAGTGGTTTACCCGCTATCCAGATAGCAATATCGGGATTGTGACAGGGCAAGTAAGCGGTTTTTTTGCTTTAGATGTGGATGGTAAGGAAGGCGAAGAGTCGCTGGAACGATTGACTAGCCATTTTGGAGTATTGCCGGATACGGTCCAGGCCATAACAGGAAGCGGTGGCTCACACTATTTATTTAACTATCAGGAGGGCGTTGGGTGTAAAACGGATCTATTTCCATCGATTGATATTCGGGGTGATGGTGGATATATCGTAGCTAGTCCATCAAACCATACCAGTGGAAATCAATATCAATGGGAACTTTCAAGCAGACCGATTGAAACCGAAATAGCAGAATCACCGCAATGGTTACTGGATGCGGTTATAACTCCACAAGGCACGCCACAAGTTAAGGTGGAGTCATATTATTGGCAGAACCTTATAAGTGGAGTTAATGATGGAGGGCGGAATAACGCAGCTACACAACTAGCAGGGCATCTGTTCCGCAGATTTGTAGATCCTTTCATCATTATGGAAATAATGACTTTATGGAACAGTGAACGCAACAATCCACCACTAGACGATGGCGAACTATATACGATTATTAACTCAATAGCTGGTAAGGAATACAAACGAAGGGAGGGAAAAGGACAATGGACAATATAG
- a CDS encoding YfjI family protein has protein sequence MDNIGKLISQQSEQKKEAVPEWGQPIPFDNRTLPVFDPSVFPDWLSKYIEAVAETTQTPVDASCFAAISILSTISQTKAILQINSDWKESLNTYSILALPPGSRKSGVFKAFQEPITLFERDESERLKFEISTQAAGKKAKEARLRKLEKDYASDNKEETLKSIELLQYEIESTEIMQPPRLSTNDVTVEKLGLLMSGNKEAMSILSAEGAGALNSIAGRYDGNSVDASMNLYLEAYSGDSVTIDRMGRESIYLDNPKLTIGLFVQPESMRNLPKNFQDRGLLQRFFYSFPQSWVGYRDIETETIPEELRTQYISNLKQLLEFDPSNAIVLTLSESAQRLEIENRTEIEVMLRDDGKLGGIMTEWGSKLGGGINRIAGLLHIAKHIDHISTATTVVSEETYLAAKSLRDYFIAHTKEAYGVMKSTDGEKNCMYLLERISDKFEGIESFSYRELQQSVRRKLELVELKKGLNQLEEMNYLKVLDEKKKIIKINPSFLNTEKRVLNVLNTPKSHKRKGFEKSSGENSSVLNVLDTDTTSTESKEDENNMSTVRTSEYARELTTNIDGSKGEDVMSTVSTLSQGITINEDGSGLL, from the coding sequence ATGGACAATATAGGGAAATTGATAAGTCAACAAAGCGAACAAAAAAAAGAAGCCGTCCCGGAATGGGGACAGCCTATACCGTTCGATAATAGAACGCTTCCAGTGTTTGATCCCAGCGTCTTTCCCGATTGGCTAAGTAAATATATAGAAGCAGTTGCGGAAACAACACAAACTCCAGTAGATGCATCATGCTTTGCGGCTATATCCATTCTATCAACTATATCACAAACTAAGGCGATTTTACAGATTAATAGCGATTGGAAGGAATCTCTAAATACTTATTCTATATTGGCTTTGCCACCAGGCTCAAGAAAAAGTGGTGTGTTTAAAGCGTTTCAAGAACCAATCACACTTTTCGAGAGAGATGAAAGTGAAAGATTGAAATTCGAGATAAGCACCCAAGCGGCTGGAAAAAAAGCGAAGGAAGCTAGATTGAGGAAACTTGAAAAAGACTATGCGAGCGACAACAAGGAGGAGACTCTTAAAAGTATTGAGCTACTTCAATATGAAATAGAATCAACTGAAATAATGCAGCCGCCCAGGTTAAGCACAAATGATGTAACGGTTGAGAAGTTAGGTCTATTAATGAGCGGGAATAAAGAAGCTATGTCCATTCTGTCAGCAGAGGGCGCTGGTGCTTTGAATAGCATAGCAGGTAGGTATGATGGGAACTCGGTGGATGCTTCAATGAACTTATATCTGGAAGCGTATTCGGGGGACTCGGTAACAATAGACCGTATGGGGAGAGAGTCCATATATTTGGACAATCCTAAATTAACAATCGGGTTATTCGTTCAGCCAGAATCTATGAGAAATCTTCCAAAGAACTTTCAAGACAGAGGACTTCTTCAAAGATTTTTCTATTCATTCCCACAGTCCTGGGTAGGTTATAGAGATATTGAAACAGAAACCATTCCAGAAGAGTTAAGAACGCAGTATATAAGCAATTTGAAACAGTTATTGGAGTTTGATCCATCAAATGCAATTGTATTGACGCTTTCAGAATCAGCCCAAAGGTTGGAAATTGAGAACCGTACGGAAATCGAAGTCATGCTTCGTGATGATGGCAAGTTAGGTGGAATCATGACTGAATGGGGTTCTAAGTTGGGAGGTGGAATCAATCGGATTGCTGGTCTATTACACATAGCGAAGCACATAGACCATATATCCACCGCAACAACAGTAGTCAGTGAGGAAACTTATCTCGCAGCTAAAAGTCTAAGAGATTACTTTATAGCACATACAAAAGAAGCGTATGGAGTGATGAAGTCCACAGATGGCGAAAAAAATTGCATGTATCTATTGGAACGGATCTCGGACAAGTTTGAGGGTATTGAATCATTTAGTTATCGGGAATTACAACAATCTGTCAGAAGAAAGCTTGAATTAGTTGAATTGAAAAAAGGATTGAATCAACTCGAGGAAATGAATTACTTAAAAGTGTTGGATGAAAAGAAGAAAATAATCAAAATAAATCCATCATTTCTAAACACCGAGAAAAGAGTACTCAACGTACTCAACACACCAAAAAGTCATAAGCGTAAAGGGTTTGAGAAGAGTTCGGGTGAAAACTCAAGCGTACTCAATGTACTCGACACGGACACAACAAGTACGGAATCTAAAGAGGATGAGAACAACATGAGTACAGTGAGGACAAGTGAGTACGCAAGGGAACTCACTACAAACATAGATGGGAGTAAGGGGGAGGATGTCATGAGTACAGTGAGTACACTTTCCCAGGGTATAACAATCAATGAAGATGGTTCGGGGCTTCTATGA
- a CDS encoding helix-turn-helix domain-containing protein yields MAEKLEKGPRKVIKKRGMNKVGRKPLYTEWITEEGLAKVENWAEEGLIGKQIAHNIGINHSTLYDWMNKFPELAEVIRRGRKVMDEQVENSLLKRAMGYQYEEDVLEPDEYGNLVVVKRVVKTEAPNTAAQIFWMKNRRPEEWRDKVDIANEHSGTIRIELGEQEKWSE; encoded by the coding sequence ATGGCCGAAAAGTTAGAAAAGGGACCACGAAAAGTTATTAAGAAACGGGGAATGAATAAGGTTGGTCGAAAGCCACTATACACTGAATGGATAACTGAAGAAGGGTTAGCAAAAGTGGAGAATTGGGCAGAAGAAGGTTTGATTGGTAAACAAATTGCCCACAACATTGGGATAAACCACTCAACGCTTTACGATTGGATGAACAAATTTCCCGAATTAGCCGAAGTCATAAGACGGGGACGAAAAGTAATGGATGAACAGGTGGAGAATTCGTTGCTAAAGAGGGCAATGGGATACCAATATGAAGAGGATGTATTGGAGCCGGATGAATATGGGAACCTGGTAGTGGTAAAGAGGGTGGTAAAGACGGAAGCACCGAACACGGCAGCTCAAATATTTTGGATGAAAAATAGAAGACCCGAGGAATGGCGCGATAAAGTTGATATTGCGAATGAACATTCAGGCACAATAAGAATAGAGCTTGGAGAACAAGAGAAATGGTCGGAGTAA
- a CDS encoding recombinase family protein, whose translation MKYGYARVSTAVQELEVQLVTLEAEGCERIFREKYTGAKTNRPEFTELLAHLEKGDTLVATKLDRLARNTEEGIKVIRELFEKGIKVHILNLGLLEDTPTGRFFLQTLLAVAELERSMIIERMAEGKAIAMLRDDYVAGRPPKFSKKQIDHALAMLNDHSYTMVEEMTGISKSTLVRAARKARAAE comes from the coding sequence ATGAAATACGGTTATGCGAGGGTATCAACGGCGGTCCAGGAGTTAGAGGTCCAGTTAGTTACATTGGAAGCGGAAGGGTGCGAAAGAATCTTCCGGGAGAAGTATACGGGAGCAAAAACGAACCGTCCGGAGTTTACTGAATTGTTAGCCCACTTGGAAAAGGGAGATACACTTGTTGCAACTAAACTTGACCGATTAGCAAGAAACACTGAAGAAGGAATCAAAGTGATCCGGGAGCTATTCGAAAAAGGCATAAAAGTTCACATACTCAATCTTGGATTATTGGAAGACACCCCAACAGGTCGATTCTTCCTTCAAACTCTCCTGGCGGTCGCTGAACTCGAAAGAAGCATGATAATTGAACGTATGGCAGAAGGAAAAGCAATTGCAATGCTGCGAGATGATTATGTAGCCGGCAGACCTCCCAAGTTTTCAAAGAAGCAGATTGACCATGCGCTTGCAATGCTCAATGACCATTCTTACACGATGGTTGAGGAAATGACGGGGATATCCAAAAGTACATTAGTGAGAGCAGCGAGAAAGGCAAGAGCAGCAGAATGA